The following nucleotide sequence is from Tistrella mobilis.
GCGCAGGTCGACGGAAAGAGCTTTCGCCATACAGGCTGGCCTCCTTCTCCAGCCTCTATCTTGAATCACAACTGACGGCTGAGGGGAATCCCCTGATTCCTATGCTGGGTAATTTGCTCTAGAGTTCATGCAACTGGTTGCATAAAAGCCGGAGCGCGCCGAGGATGACCGACGACCTGCCCACTCCCACCCCACTCTCCCCTGCCCACCTCTCCCCTGCCCCGCCCTCCCCTCCCCTCTCATCCGCTTTCCCGGCCCTCACCCGGCCGCTGGATCTGGGCTTCATGACCCTGCCCAACCGGGTGCTGATGGGCTCGATGCATCTGGGCCTGGAAGAGGCGCCGCAGGGGTTCGAGCGGATGGCCGCCTTCTATGCCGAACGGGCGCGCGGCGAAGTGGGGCTGATCGTGACCGGCGGCATCGCGCCCAATGAACGGGGCCGGCCGCTGCCCGGGGGTGCGATGCTGACCACCACCGACGAGGCCCGCCGCCACCGGATCGTGACCCACGCGGTGCATGCCGAAGGCGGCCGCATCGCCATGCAGATCCTGCATTTCGGCCGCTATGCCTATCATCCGGATCTGGTGGCGCCGAGTGCGGTGCGCGCGCCGATCAACCCTGCCCGCCCCCATGCGCTGACCGGTGCCGAGGTCGAGGAGACGATCGCGGATTTCGTGCGCTGCGCCGCCCTCGCCCGCGAGGCCGGCTATGACGGCGTCGAGATCATGGGATCGGAAGGCTATCTGATCAACGAGTTCATCGCCGCGCGCACCAACCACCGCGACGACGAGTGGGGCGGGCCCTACGAGAACCGGATCCGCTTCCCGGTCGAGATCGTCAGGCGGGTGCGGGAAAAGCTCGGCCCCGACTTCATCATCATCTACCGTCTGTCGATGCTGGATCTGGTAGAGGGCGGATCGACCTTCGAGGAGGTGGCGATCCTGGCCCGCGCCATCGAGGCGGCCGGAGCCACCATCATCAACACCGGCATCGGCTGGCACGAAGCGCGGGTGCCGACCATCGCGACCCGGGTGCCGCGCGGCGCCTTCGCCTGGGTGACGCAGCGGCTGAAGGGCATGGTCGGCCTGCCCCTGGTGGCGACCAACCGAATCAACACGCCGGAGCTGGCCGAACGGCTGCTGGCAGAGGGGGCCTGCGACATGGTGTCGATGGCCCGCCCCTTCCTGGCCGATGCCGATTTCGTGCGCAAGGCCCGCACCGGCCGCGCCGATGAGATCAACACCTGCATCGGCTGCAACCAGGCCTGCCTGGACCATACTTTCGGTGGCAAGATCACCTCCTGCCTGGTCAATCCGCGGGCCTGCAACGAGACTGAGCTGGTGATTGCGCCGACCGCGGCGCCGAAGCGGCTGGCCGTGGTCGGTGCCGGCCCGGCCGGGCTCGCCTTCGCCACCACCGCCGCCGAGCGTGGCCATCAGGTGACGCTGTTCGAGGCCGACGACCAGATCGGCGGCCAGTTCAACCTGGCCAAGACCATCCCGGGCAAGGAGGAGTTCCACGAGACGCTGCGCTATTTCCGCAAGCGGATCGAGGTGACGGGGGTGGCGCTGCGGACCGGCCACCGGGTGACGGCGGAGGAGCTGGCCACCGGCGGTTTCGACGCCGTGATCCTGGCGACCGGCGTGGTGCCGCGCGAGCCCGAGATTGCCGGGCGCGACCATCCGAAGGTGCTGGGCTATCTGGATGTGCTGCGCGACCGCAAGCCGGTGGGGGATCGGGTGGCGATCATCGGCGCCGGCGGCATCGGCTTCGACGTCGCCGAGCTGCTGACCCATGGCGAAACCCACGGACCCGATAGTATTAAAGATTTTTCCCGTGACTGGGGCGTGGACACCAACCCCGCGACGCCGGGCGGGCTGGGCAAGCCGGCCCCCCGCCCCGCCGCACGCCAGGTGCAGCTGCTCCAGCGCAAGGCCGGCCGGCCGGGCGCCGGGCTCGGCAAGACCACCGGCTGGATCCACCGCGCGGCCCTGCAGGCCCGGGGCGTGACCATGACCGGCGGCGTCACCTATGAGCGGATCGACGATGACGGGCTGGTGGTGACAGCGGGCGGCGAGACCCGGGTCATCCCCGCGGACAGCGTGGTGATCTGCGCCGGGCAGGAGCCGGAGCGCAGCCTGGCCGCGGCGCTGGAGGCGGCCGGCTGCACGGTTCATCTGATCGGCGGTGCCGATCTGGCCCTGGAACTCGACGCCAAGCGCGCCATCGACCAGGGCACACGCCTCGCCGCGACATTCTGACGTCAGAACTTCCCCAACAAGACCGATACGAGGAAACGCGCCATGACCGCTCTGCACATCCCCGAAGCCGCCGCCCCCGCCGTCAAAGCCTCGCTTCAGCTCTGGCACCAGATGATGGAGGCCCATGATCTCGGCCGCCTGCGCGAGATCGCCCATCCGGAGGCGGTGTTCCGCTCCCCCATGGCCCATAACGCCTATGCCTCTGCCGATGCGCTGGTGCTGGCGCTGAGCAATGTCATCGAGGTCTTCGAGGATTTTACCTATCACCGCAGCTTCGTGTCGGATGACGGGCTGGATGTGGTGCTGGAATTTTCGGCCACGGTCGACGGCCGCAGCCTGAAGGGCATCGACATGATCCGTTTCGATGCCGACGGGCTGATCCGGGATTTCGAGGTCATGGTCCGGCCGATGAGCGGGTTGCAGGCGCTGGGCGCCCGCATGGCGGCGCGGGTGGGCGGCAGCCTGCCGGCATTCAAGGCCAAGGCCTGATCCGCGGCCCAAACCTGATTCACGGCCCAAACCTGATCCACGGCCTTCCTCGGAGCCACGCATGCCCCCCTTTCATCCTGATTCCAGCGCCTGGCCCCGCCCGTGGTCGGCGCTGGAACCCGCATCCTTGCGCGATTTCCGGCCCGATCCGTCGCCGCCGGGCCTGGATGCCCTGTCGCGCGAGGCCGCGGCGCGCTTCGGCGATACCCAAGCCTTCGCCTTTCCGACCCCTGATGGCCGGCTCCAGAACCTGAGCTTCGCCGAGGTCGATGCCCTCACCGACCGGCTCGCCATGGGGTTCATGCACGTTCTCGGCGTCGCACCCGGTACCGTGGTTGCGATCAGACTGCCCAACTGCCTGCACTATCCGCTGGCGGTGCTTGCCGCCTGGAAGGCCGGTGCCATCGTCTCGAACGTCAATCCGCTCTACACCGCCCGGGAGCTCAATCATCAGCTGGAGGATTGCGGCGCCAGGGTACTGATCACGGCCCCGATCGGCCTGGACCAGCTTGAACAGGCCCTTGCGGATCCGAACCTCAGGGTGGTGATGATCACACCGGGCGAGGCCCTGCCCTTTGCAGAGCTTCTGGCGGGTGATGCCCCACCCTCCCCTCTCCGCCTGCCGCCTCGTACCCGTGATGCCGTGGCCCTCTACCAGTATACCGGCGGCACCACGGGGCGGTCGAAAGGCGCGATCCTGACCGATCGCAATCTGCGCGCGGTGCTGGGCCAGACATGGGCGCATCTGCCGGCCGAAGACGGTGC
It contains:
- a CDS encoding NADPH-dependent 2,4-dienoyl-CoA reductase; amino-acid sequence: MTDDLPTPTPLSPAHLSPAPPSPPLSSAFPALTRPLDLGFMTLPNRVLMGSMHLGLEEAPQGFERMAAFYAERARGEVGLIVTGGIAPNERGRPLPGGAMLTTTDEARRHRIVTHAVHAEGGRIAMQILHFGRYAYHPDLVAPSAVRAPINPARPHALTGAEVEETIADFVRCAALAREAGYDGVEIMGSEGYLINEFIAARTNHRDDEWGGPYENRIRFPVEIVRRVREKLGPDFIIIYRLSMLDLVEGGSTFEEVAILARAIEAAGATIINTGIGWHEARVPTIATRVPRGAFAWVTQRLKGMVGLPLVATNRINTPELAERLLAEGACDMVSMARPFLADADFVRKARTGRADEINTCIGCNQACLDHTFGGKITSCLVNPRACNETELVIAPTAAPKRLAVVGAGPAGLAFATTAAERGHQVTLFEADDQIGGQFNLAKTIPGKEEFHETLRYFRKRIEVTGVALRTGHRVTAEELATGGFDAVILATGVVPREPEIAGRDHPKVLGYLDVLRDRKPVGDRVAIIGAGGIGFDVAELLTHGETHGPDSIKDFSRDWGVDTNPATPGGLGKPAPRPAARQVQLLQRKAGRPGAGLGKTTGWIHRAALQARGVTMTGGVTYERIDDDGLVVTAGGETRVIPADSVVICAGQEPERSLAAALEAAGCTVHLIGGADLALELDAKRAIDQGTRLAATF
- a CDS encoding nuclear transport factor 2 family protein codes for the protein MTALHIPEAAAPAVKASLQLWHQMMEAHDLGRLREIAHPEAVFRSPMAHNAYASADALVLALSNVIEVFEDFTYHRSFVSDDGLDVVLEFSATVDGRSLKGIDMIRFDADGLIRDFEVMVRPMSGLQALGARMAARVGGSLPAFKAKA